A segment of the bacterium BMS3Abin08 genome:
ATTATGGGGATATCGGCATAACCACCGAGTTCCTCAAAGGTGTCTTTTATCATAAATATACCCTGATCACCGTAGGGTGTCCGGGTGATCCGTGAGCGGATGTTTGCCCCCCTCTCTATTACCCTGAAGCACGGTGATGGACTGTCGATGGATAGATCAAATGCCCCTGCAACCGTATTGTTGCGGCTGAGGGTAGCACGTATGATCTGAAAGGCATGTTCAGGAAGAATGCAGTCGGCATGCAGGAACAGGAGGATATCCCCCCCTGCTTTTCTTGCCCCGAGGTTCATCTGCCTTGCCCGTCCACTCTGTGTACAGTAAACCAGTTCAGTAAAATCCGATGCAATTTCCACCGTCCGGTCTGAACTGCCCCCGTCAACTATAATAAGTTCCTCGGACTCCGTGAGATTCAGGGATCGAAGTTTTTTTTCGAGGCCTTTCTCCTCATTAAGTACGGGCATGATTACGGATATCTTCAGGTCCTTCATGTTCATGATTATTATATCCTTACCAATAAAATTAAAAAAAGAAGAAAAACCGTGAAATAGTCAGGTAGGTAGTGTGTTTTCCTTGAACTCCGCCCCCGGTTTTTCTCTTTGGAAAGGGGTGACCTCCCAGGGAGTAAGACCGGCGACAACCTGTACAGGCTGTCCGCCTAATCTGTTATAATTATCTGTGTCTGTTTTGCAGCATTTTCAATACCATATAGTGTCTGTGTATAAACTGCCATTTTTTATTTCTGTCATACACGAAGTCTGTAATCGGGTATCCGGAACTTATTGAAAAGAATAGATTCCGGCTTAAGAACTGCCGGAATGACAGATAGAGAGACTGACTTTATACACAGACTCTATATAGTCTTTGCTGAGGGGATTCCTTATACATCCCCTTCTACAACATGTTATTTGCCTTTAACGGACAGTGGCGTATCAGGATGGTCAAGCTCTCCGACCAAAGGTCGGGGCTTTCGGCAAGGTGCATTGTAAATTGATATCCGGCTTGCGGGCTTGACGGCATAAAACGAAGAGGAAGACGGTGTTGAAAGTACTGGTTGTTGATGACAAAAAGAACGAACGGCAGGACCTTGAGAAGCTGATAGGGGGTTTCGGGCATGCTGTATCCGGTAGCCCCGGCGGTAAGGAGGCGCTTGAGCTTATCAGGACGAAAGACTTTGACCTCCTTCTTCTTGATATATTTATGCCTGGAAGGAACGGGGTCCAGGTACTGAAGGATATAAAGTCGGCAAGTCCCGGCATAGATGTAATCTTCATTACCGCCGACATTACCGCCGATTCGACCCTTGAGGAGGCCCTTGCCTCCATGAAGGAGGGGACATATGCCTTCCTGATGAGGCCTTTTACCAACAATGAAATATTCCTGTCCATAGAACGTGTTAAGGAGAAGAGGCAGCTCCAGAAGGAGAGGACCGTGCTTGAGGAAAACCTCAAAAAAGCTGCTGAGGAATGGAGATTTCTTTTTGACAGTATGGAGGATGCTGTGTTTATGGTCGATGATGATTACAACATCATCAGGGGAAACAGGAAGTTTTCCGAAATTATTGATACGCCTTTAGATGAGATCACCGGGAAGAAATGTTATAACCTGGTCCATAACACCGATGAGCCGCCTGACTCATGTCCGCGTAATTCAGCCGTAATAGAGAAGGCCTGCCGCAAGGCCGAATTTTATGAACCCTATCTGAAGAGATATCTTCTTGCTTCCGTTTCACCTGCCTGCAACGGCAAGGACGGAAAGAACCGTTATATCCATATCATAAGGGACATTACCGAACAGAAGAGGCTTGAGAACAGGCTCGAGGAAACAA
Coding sequences within it:
- a CDS encoding N-glycosyltransferase; translation: MNMKDLKISVIMPVLNEEKGLEKKLRSLNLTESEELIIVDGGSSDRTVEIASDFTELVYCTQSGRARQMNLGARKAGGDILLFLHADCILPEHAFQIIRATLSRNNTVAGAFDLSIDSPSPCFRVIERGANIRSRITRTPYGDQGIFMIKDTFEELGGYADIPIMEDIEIARRLNKKGGLALIRQRIKASPRRWQKEGLFYTSVRDWALALAYTVFHVSPERLIKYYRRDVR